The genomic stretch TGCCTGTTGCAGGTCATCGAGCGTCTCGACAGCAAAAGCAATGGCTCCAAAGCTGCTGTGCTCGGCTTTCTCGGCGATGTACACATAAGGCAGTGAACAGGCCCCACGCAGGTAAAGCCGCTGTTCGGTACGGTGCATGACGACCAGACCGAAGTCGGTCAGGAAGCGCTCTATCACTGCTAGATCGGGGTGACGGTAGACGACGTGGTTGATGTCTTTTATCTGCAACACAATAGTGCCTCCTTGGCCGCTTGCAGAGTGGTGCCTCTAGAAGCGGGCCAGCGACAAAACTCAGGGTTACCCGGTCGGATTTGCTCGGGCACACCCTTCAAGGGGAGGAACAGCAGGCCGATCGATTTCAGGGCAGCCGAGTCCGCGAACGGCCATGCAGTTCGGTAGAAATGTGACTGCCTTGGGTGGTGCGTCAGCCTTCGACCACAGGTTAAACCGGGTCAATTGTTCCGCTATCTCGAAAGCAAAAACGCCCGCCTGGATTCAGGCCGGTGGTTGCTCGTCAGCGATTGGATTGCTCAGCGTGCCGAGCCCTTCAATCTCTACTGTGCACAGGTCACCCGGCTTCATGAACAGGGGTGGGCGGCGCGCCCAGCCGATCCCTGCAGGCGTGCCAGTGACGATGACATCACCGGGCTCCAAAGTGACCGCTTCGCTGAGGATCGAAATCAGGTCAGCGACGCTGAAAACCATGTCGGCAGTATTACCTTGCTGCACGATCGCACCATTGAGACGGGTCACCAGACTCAGGCCGCTTGCACCTGGCGGCAGTTCGTCAGCACTGACGAAGGTCGGGCCAAAGGCGCCGGTGGCGTCGAAGTTCTTGCCAATCGTCCATTGCGGCGATTTGAACTGGTAATCGCGGATCGAGGCTTCGTTGAAGATCGCATAACCGGCAACATGCTCCAGCGCACGATCCTTGGAGATATGCCGACCACCGATGCCAATAACAACCGCCAATTCACCCTCGAAATCCAGTTGCTCGGAGACGCGCGGACGAACAATGGATTCGCCATGACCGATCAGGCTCGAAGCGAATCGAGGGAAAAAGGTTGGATAGGACGGCTGCTCGTACGGGCTTTCCTTGGTGTGATCGGCATAATTCAAGCCGACACAGACAATCTTGCCCGGACGCTCGAGGGGCGGCAGGTAGCGTATTTGCGAAGGGTCAAGTAAACGTGCATCGCTCAAGCGATTGTGGGCGGCCTTCAGCGCACCTGCGCCTGCATTGAGCAGGGAGTGCAGTGAGCCGGGGTAGCCTGCTTCATTTTCGTTCAGGCCACGCAGGATGCCCGCTTGGTCGACGGCCAGCCCTTTAGCGCCATCTTCTGAAAATTGTACAAAACGCATGATCTGTACCTCTGTTGTTATTATGCTCTTACGTAATGGTACGGTACGTTACCGTACCGTCAGGGTGAAAGGTGCACCCAAACGAAATGCTCGTCAAGCGTGCAGAATGGCTTTTTATAAAATATTCTGGCCCGAGCTTGCGCCCGGTGTACGCCTGTCCGGCTGGAACGCATACACCGAGCGGCGTACGCTATGGCGAACTTCGTAATGTACTTTCAGGAATACCCGAGACACATGGAAACCCCCCGGCAAACAGCGAAGCGTCAAAGCATTCTCAAGGTAGCGACGGACATGTTCCTCACGGAGGGTTACTCCGGGGTCAGCGTTGACGGGCTCATTGCAAAAACCGGCGGATCAAAGCGCACGATCTATAGCTACTTTGGCGGCAAAGAGGGGCTGTTCGCCGCGATTATCCAGCAGCTCTGCGCTGAGAACGTCAGCCCCCTCACCCACATGGATCTCAAGCAACGGCCCTTGCAGGAGGCCCTGTCGAGCATTGCGGGGATCTTCCTGGATGTGGTGCTATCGCCCCGCACCATCGCTTTGCACCGCCTGATCGTCGCTGAAGCGCTGCGTGCTCCAGACGCGGCCCAGTCGTTCTTTGACGCAGCTCCGGCGACTGCTTACAACTGCCTGGCCGAGTACTTCACCTGGGCCCAGGAAACCGGGCTGATCGTGCCAGGCAACGCCGATATCCGCGCAAAGATTTTCCTCGACGCCCTGACAGGCGACCTGCAATTGCGCTGCTTGCTCGGTCTTGGCAAGTGCCCTTCGAAATTGGAACGTGAACAGCTGATCACGGAGACCATCTCAATCTTCATCAAGGGATTGTTGCCTGCGGCCCGCTAAACCGCGCGAAATCGAGAACTAGAATGCGTGCAGGTAACGCAACGTCAGTTGTGTTCCCTGCGAGCGATTTTCAGCCCCGCTTTCAAAATACAGGTTGGCAAACAATGTCTGCTTTCCTTGCTGATACATCACGCCAGGCCCGATCCCCAGCACTTGCTCGCGTGAATCTTGCTGGCGATGGCCGTCGATCCGGTCATCACTGATTTGCTTGAGCTGATAACCCGCCACGCCTAGCCGCCAGTTGTCGGACACGGCATAGGAAACCGCCAGATTACTGTGAATGGCCTCCCCGGGCTGGATGCTGTCGGCCTTTAACGCGGACGCCGGATCATGGTTGCGACTCGACCACGCATAGTGAAAGCGACCGCTGACTTCCAGGCGATCAGTCAGTTCCCAGGTGAACACATAATGGGGGTTAAACACCCAGACATTGCTGCCGGTATTGATATCCGAGTCAGCGCTGTAGGATCCCGTAGGCAACGAAAAAACAAAGTTCAACCGTTGCCAGTAAGGCCTGCCAAGAACCGAGCGCGGCGACCACTGCAACAGCAGAGGACTGATGACCATGTCGCCCTGTCGCGTACGACTGCCGTCGGGGCCTTGGTCGATATCCAGGTCCAGATGAACCATCGGCAGCAGCACCTCGGCTCCGTAGTTGGCCCCCAGGAAGGTGTTGGAACTGAAGTAGGCAAAATGCGGAAGCACGGTACTGCTACGAACTTTTTGCGTTCCCGGTAAAGCATGGCCTTGGGCATCACGCGCCGAGTTGCTGCGATAGATTTGCGCGGGCAATTCAAACAGCATCCCCGGGCCTGCCACCCCATCCATGAAACTCGCATTGCCCAATGCCAAGGGCGGCAAGCTGACGCTATCGGCCTCGCTCGATAGGCAAACAAAAACCGAGCCGATGCCGATGGCCTTGATTAACCCTGCCTGTTGGCGCATGTCATGCCTTCTTATGTTGCTGGTAAAAAAATCCTGAACGGATAATCCACAATCACGCGGTACCCATCGGCGTTTGACCCGCCCCCAGTGATGAGCACCTTTTGCGAACGCGTTGTCGATGTAGCCGCGACGCCTACCTTTCGAGCACCGTCACGGTGGCCGTGGTGCCCGCACGCAGGCTGCCCTTGCGAGCATATTGCGGGTCTATCTGGATCCTGACGGGTACCCGCTGGGCCAGTTTCACCCAGGTGTAGCTGGGGTTGATGTTGGCTAGCAGGCGATTGCCCGGAGAGTTCTCCCGATCGGTAATGGCAAAGGCGATGCTCTGCACGATTCCGCCGAACGCCTCGCCACTCATCAGGTGGATTTGTACCCGGTCGCCCACCGCTATTCGCGGCAGCTTGGTTTCCTCGAAGTAGCCACTGAGATAAAACGAGTCACTGTCAACCAGCGCCAGCAGCGCGCTACCCGCACTGGCGTAATCGCCTTCGCGGGTCAGCAGGTTTGTCACGTAACCGCTGACAGGTGCCGTCACCCGAGTTCGTTGCAGGTCCAGTTCGGCCTGGGTCAATGCCGCAATGGCCAATTGCACATTGGCTTGCGCCAGGCCCAGGTTGGCCTGGTTGCTCAGCAGGTCCGCACGGGCAACCGCGACTTCAGTGCTGGCCTTCTCCCACTCCTCGCCGGAGATTGCAAAACCCTGTTTAAGGGTCCTTCTCCTGCGCTCCTCGCTCTGGCGCTGCTTGAGCAGTGCCTCACTGGAGATGATCGCCGCCTGGGATTGACCCTGCGTCGCCTTCGCCACTTCGACTGAGCGCTTGGCATGTTCGACCGCCAACGCGTAGCGTGCCGGATCGATTTGCAGCAGCAACTGGCCCTTCTCCACGTGCTGGTTATCCTGCACATGCAGGCTGACAATGCGCCCCGAGACATCGGCGGACAGCGTCACCACATCGGCGCGAACCCGCGCATCACGGGTCCAGGGCGAACGGGTGTAGTGATCCCAGGCAAACCAACCGAGCACCACGGCCAGTCCGACAACGACCACGGTCACCAGTTGGGCGACGATTTTCTTGTTCATTTTCATGAGGCACCCATCAGCAAAATCACCACCGCGCACACGCAGGCATACAGCGCACCTTCAAAAAGCGCTTCATGCCAGACAAACCTGAGCAACCCGACCCGGCGCAACCCCCAGTCCAGCAACAGGAAAATCGGCAAGGCCAACAGCAAGGCCTGGGCAATGGGCGGCAAGTAGACCCCGCCTACTTCGAAATCAATGGGCAAGGGCCGGGACTCCTGTGTCCACAGGTTGAAGAAACTCGCGATAACGCTCGATGAACGCGGCCACGATCAGCAGGGCCACGCGGATGCGGAAGACTGACCACAGGTGCTCATGCCCCGCTGCCAATTCACCGGAATGCAGTTGGTCCAGTTCGTCGCCCAGTTGGCGCAACTCTGCGGTCAAGCGCTGCAGGTCAACCCCTGGGCGATCCGCAACCAGACGCCCGGACTGCTGCAGCACCGATTGCAATCGGTCCTTGAGCTGCGGGCTCATCAGTGCATTGCCCTGCCCTTGCTGCTTGAGCTGATTAAGGGCCACTCCGAGCGCCATGCACGCCAGGCTGACTTCATAGAGTTGATTGCTGCGTGGGTCATTGGCCGCCGGCAGCAACCCCAGCATCATTGTCAGGCGATCGACCATGCGGCTTTCAAAGGCAAACTGCTGTTCATCGGCGGCCGAGGTCTTGAGCAGCAGATACACCTGTTCGCGAGTCTCACGAAACAGCCGATTGATACGCTGTGCCGGATTGAAGGGAAACACCCACGAATACACCAGCAAAGACAGCACACCGGCACAGACATAGGCGCCACTGAACTCGAACCACTGGATGGCGGTGTTCTGCCAGGCTCCGATATTTTGTGGGCCGACCATCAGAAAGGTCGACAGGCCCAGGCCCATGCCGATTCCGGCAGTCGCCGGACTGGCTAATCCCACCGCGATCACATACAGCAGCGGTGCGAGAATCAGCGCGAGCATTTCGAAATCAGCGATCGCGGGCACGAGCATGAACTGGTAGATCGCCGAGACAATCAGCGCCAGGCCGAGGCCCCGTACATAGTTCTGGCTGGCCAGCAATGGCCGTGGAAAGGTCGCCATCAACGAACACAGAATGCCCACCAGAATCATCCCGGCACGGGCCCCATCCCACCCGGTTTCGATCCAGATCAGGCCGGATACCAGCAACGCGGTAAAGGCGCGCACGGCATTCATCGCGGCCAGTCGAAAGTCCAGGTGCAGTGGATTGCTGCGGGGCTGCTGGTAGACGCAGCTGGCCTCGCGACCGTTCTGAATCGCGTCACTGAGCTCGAGGATTTCCTCCAGTTGTTGCAGCAGCCGAGCCTGTTCCCAGCGCAGTGCCCACGCCAGCGAACGCAAGGTGGCCGGCAGGTTTTCGCTCAGACGCTCGGCTTTTTCCGCCAGATGATCGAAGCGCTGCTGGAGCACCTTGAACTGATGCCGGGCTTCGCTGGACAGCGAACGACCCTGACTGGCCAACTCGTCGAGAAACAATAATTCGTCTTCGCGTAAGCGTTGGATATGCTCCGGAAGCTCGCCTTCCCAGCGCTCGGCGATCAATTTGCGTTGATGGCGCAAGACCGTCAGGCGCGAGGTCAGCAACACCAACTGATTACCCAGCAACTGCACCAGGCCGTTGGCGCTGCGCAAGCGCGGGGCATCGAAATACAAGTGCCGACGCAAGCCCTCCAGTGCGCTGATCTCCCCCAGCAGTTGCAGTTGACGCTTATGAAAGTCGGCCTCGCTTTCTTCGGTACGGATCACTGCCGCCGCGTGTTGCGCCATCAGCTTGAGCACTAGATCGACCTTGGCGAAGTAACCCCGGGCCACCGCTTCCGGGCGCGCGGTCAACAGACTGACCACGCAGACGCAGGCCACCGCCAACAAGGTCTCGGTAATCCGGGTAATGGCCAACATCAGCGTGTTGTCCTGCTCGGGCACTGCCAGGAGCGCCACCACTACCGCAGTGAAGCCACTGAGCACGAACGCGTGTGAACTGGTGTAGCGCAGCAGGGTGCCCCCGGCCGTGCATATTGCCAACCACAGAGCCAGGGTGATGATGAATGGCAGTGGCGCCTGAGGAAAGATCGCCATGATCAGCACCGCCACCGCCGCCCCTGCCGTGGTGCCAATGATCTGCGAAAAGCTGCGTTGCAGAGCCATGCCCCCCAGCGGCTGGCTGACGATGATCACCGCCATCACCGACCATTTCGGTTGATCCAGATCGAAAATGAACGCCAGGTACAGCGTCAACAGGCCGGCGGCGACTGTGCGCAAGGCAAACAGCAGCACCCCTAGCCCGGGGTTGAACACGACCTTGAAGTAGTTGATCAGTGGTTGCATGAACGTGCGCTATTCCCTGGCATTACCCACGCTGCCATGGCAATGGCGGGGCCACGAGGCGCTCACCGTCGAAACCTTCAACGTCCCCGAAGCGCTCCAGGTCGCGACTGTTCCAGGCTTCAAGGGCCTGGGCAATCTCCTGTTTGCTGTGGCCGACGAAGTTCCACCACAGCTGTATTTCTTCCTCAAAGGGTTCGCCGCCTAACAACAAGGCGCGAGCGCCCGCCGTCGATGACAGTTCAATCTCGTTGAGGCCACGTCCCAGGTAGGCCAACTCATCGCTGGCAAAGGCCTGCCCATTGATCGAGAACGTTCCTTCGAGAGGCAGGATGCCGTATTCGAATTCGGGCTCCACGGCCAATCGAACGCTGCTCGCGCCCTGGCTCCACACATCCAGCCCAACCAACGGGGAGTAGATACGGCTGGGCGCTGTATGACCGGCGAAATGTCCCGCCAAC from Pseudomonas sp. S04 encodes the following:
- a CDS encoding fumarylacetoacetate hydrolase family protein, encoding MRFVQFSEDGAKGLAVDQAGILRGLNENEAGYPGSLHSLLNAGAGALKAAHNRLSDARLLDPSQIRYLPPLERPGKIVCVGLNYADHTKESPYEQPSYPTFFPRFASSLIGHGESIVRPRVSEQLDFEGELAVVIGIGGRHISKDRALEHVAGYAIFNEASIRDYQFKSPQWTIGKNFDATGAFGPTFVSADELPPGASGLSLVTRLNGAIVQQGNTADMVFSVADLISILSEAVTLEPGDVIVTGTPAGIGWARRPPLFMKPGDLCTVEIEGLGTLSNPIADEQPPA
- a CDS encoding TetR/AcrR family transcriptional regulator, coding for METPRQTAKRQSILKVATDMFLTEGYSGVSVDGLIAKTGGSKRTIYSYFGGKEGLFAAIIQQLCAENVSPLTHMDLKQRPLQEALSSIAGIFLDVVLSPRTIALHRLIVAEALRAPDAAQSFFDAAPATAYNCLAEYFTWAQETGLIVPGNADIRAKIFLDALTGDLQLRCLLGLGKCPSKLEREQLITETISIFIKGLLPAAR
- a CDS encoding SphA family protein; translated protein: MRQQAGLIKAIGIGSVFVCLSSEADSVSLPPLALGNASFMDGVAGPGMLFELPAQIYRSNSARDAQGHALPGTQKVRSSTVLPHFAYFSSNTFLGANYGAEVLLPMVHLDLDIDQGPDGSRTRQGDMVISPLLLQWSPRSVLGRPYWQRLNFVFSLPTGSYSADSDINTGSNVWVFNPHYVFTWELTDRLEVSGRFHYAWSSRNHDPASALKADSIQPGEAIHSNLAVSYAVSDNWRLGVAGYQLKQISDDRIDGHRQQDSREQVLGIGPGVMYQQGKQTLFANLYFESGAENRSQGTQLTLRYLHAF
- a CDS encoding HlyD family secretion protein, with the protein product MKMNKKIVAQLVTVVVVGLAVVLGWFAWDHYTRSPWTRDARVRADVVTLSADVSGRIVSLHVQDNQHVEKGQLLLQIDPARYALAVEHAKRSVEVAKATQGQSQAAIISSEALLKQRQSEERRRRTLKQGFAISGEEWEKASTEVAVARADLLSNQANLGLAQANVQLAIAALTQAELDLQRTRVTAPVSGYVTNLLTREGDYASAGSALLALVDSDSFYLSGYFEETKLPRIAVGDRVQIHLMSGEAFGGIVQSIAFAITDRENSPGNRLLANINPSYTWVKLAQRVPVRIQIDPQYARKGSLRAGTTATVTVLER
- a CDS encoding DUF1656 domain-containing protein, with the translated sequence MPIDFEVGGVYLPPIAQALLLALPIFLLLDWGLRRVGLLRFVWHEALFEGALYACVCAVVILLMGAS
- a CDS encoding FUSC family protein, which encodes MQPLINYFKVVFNPGLGVLLFALRTVAAGLLTLYLAFIFDLDQPKWSVMAVIIVSQPLGGMALQRSFSQIIGTTAGAAVAVLIMAIFPQAPLPFIITLALWLAICTAGGTLLRYTSSHAFVLSGFTAVVVALLAVPEQDNTLMLAITRITETLLAVACVCVVSLLTARPEAVARGYFAKVDLVLKLMAQHAAAVIRTEESEADFHKRQLQLLGEISALEGLRRHLYFDAPRLRSANGLVQLLGNQLVLLTSRLTVLRHQRKLIAERWEGELPEHIQRLREDELLFLDELASQGRSLSSEARHQFKVLQQRFDHLAEKAERLSENLPATLRSLAWALRWEQARLLQQLEEILELSDAIQNGREASCVYQQPRSNPLHLDFRLAAMNAVRAFTALLVSGLIWIETGWDGARAGMILVGILCSLMATFPRPLLASQNYVRGLGLALIVSAIYQFMLVPAIADFEMLALILAPLLYVIAVGLASPATAGIGMGLGLSTFLMVGPQNIGAWQNTAIQWFEFSGAYVCAGVLSLLVYSWVFPFNPAQRINRLFRETREQVYLLLKTSAADEQQFAFESRMVDRLTMMLGLLPAANDPRSNQLYEVSLACMALGVALNQLKQQGQGNALMSPQLKDRLQSVLQQSGRLVADRPGVDLQRLTAELRQLGDELDQLHSGELAAGHEHLWSVFRIRVALLIVAAFIERYREFLQPVDTGVPALAH